The proteins below are encoded in one region of Rhodoluna lacicola:
- a CDS encoding ATP-dependent DNA helicase RecG — MLLPIEPLDRVLGDRTARSFAKNLGLGTVSDLLMHFPRRYSTRGELTPISEIPLGEPATVVADIVEVRERRMKGRSGSILEVRITDGHGFMTLSFFNQSWRQKELRTGARGLFAGKVSSYQGKLQLAHPDYELFPEEISDEDAKRWADLPIPIYPAASSVTTWAIQRSMAVVLDTIGPIQDELPVEVVELNRLLSLDEAIRNIHRPEKHADWQAARETLKFHEAFALQATLLLRRAENQHIKATPRVAGAGKLLEQFDDSLPFKLTNGQISVGQEIAADLGKSHPMNRLLQGEVGSGKTLVALRAMLTVADSGGQSALLAPTEVLAAQHYRSIEKTLGHDLAKELGLTLLTGQMNTADRKRAMLQLVSGKARVVVGTHALIAEKVEFLDLGLIVIDEQHRFGVEQREALRLKGKQPPHVLTMTATPIPRTLAVTVFGDLDISTLTELPAGRQGISSHVVQLSQPALVARTWQRIAEEVAKGRQAFVVCPRIDEDDPGEELIESGGAAEDELTFLDGTDAQAADFAKKPKQLLASALGMTESLRKVPSLNGLSIETLHGRMTSEEKADVMARFAAREIDVLVSTTVIEVGVDVPNATVMVILDADRFGVSQLHQLRGRVGRGGNPGLCLLLTSAEDGSLALERVNAVAKTLDGFELSEIDLELRREGDVLGQSQSGGRSSLKLLRVLHDAKLIQDVRGQVEAILSADPTLEKHPNLAEALARQDQDRQAYLAKG, encoded by the coding sequence ATGCTGCTTCCAATCGAACCGCTAGACCGTGTGCTGGGTGACCGCACCGCAAGGTCGTTCGCTAAAAATTTGGGACTGGGCACCGTTTCAGATTTGTTGATGCATTTTCCGCGTCGATACTCAACCAGGGGAGAGCTAACGCCAATTAGCGAAATACCATTGGGCGAACCGGCAACTGTTGTTGCCGACATCGTTGAGGTTCGTGAACGCCGCATGAAGGGTCGCAGCGGCAGCATTCTTGAAGTGCGAATCACTGATGGCCACGGCTTCATGACGCTGTCATTTTTTAATCAGTCCTGGCGTCAGAAAGAATTGCGAACCGGTGCTCGAGGATTGTTTGCCGGTAAGGTCAGCAGCTATCAGGGCAAACTTCAACTTGCGCATCCGGATTACGAGCTTTTTCCTGAAGAGATTTCAGACGAAGATGCCAAGCGCTGGGCAGATCTGCCGATTCCTATTTATCCTGCCGCCTCAAGCGTGACCACCTGGGCAATTCAGCGATCAATGGCGGTTGTTCTCGACACAATTGGCCCAATCCAAGATGAGCTTCCCGTCGAGGTGGTTGAGCTCAATAGATTACTTTCACTCGACGAGGCAATCAGGAATATTCATCGACCAGAAAAGCATGCAGATTGGCAGGCAGCGCGCGAAACCCTTAAGTTCCATGAAGCATTTGCTCTGCAAGCTACTCTCTTGCTGCGTCGTGCAGAAAACCAACACATTAAGGCAACCCCTAGAGTTGCTGGTGCGGGCAAGCTACTTGAGCAATTTGATGATTCCTTGCCGTTCAAATTAACCAACGGGCAGATTTCGGTTGGGCAAGAAATTGCAGCTGATCTCGGCAAGTCACACCCCATGAATCGGTTGCTTCAGGGAGAGGTTGGCTCAGGAAAAACCTTGGTTGCCCTGCGGGCCATGCTTACGGTGGCGGATTCTGGTGGCCAGTCTGCTTTACTTGCGCCTACAGAGGTCTTGGCTGCCCAGCACTACCGATCAATCGAGAAAACCCTTGGTCATGATTTGGCCAAAGAGCTTGGCCTTACTCTGCTAACCGGTCAGATGAATACCGCTGATCGTAAGCGCGCAATGCTGCAGTTGGTAAGTGGAAAAGCTCGGGTTGTGGTGGGCACCCATGCGCTAATTGCCGAGAAGGTTGAATTTCTTGACCTTGGATTAATCGTGATTGACGAGCAACATAGATTTGGCGTTGAACAGCGTGAGGCACTGAGGCTCAAGGGGAAACAACCGCCGCACGTGCTCACTATGACCGCAACACCAATTCCACGCACCTTGGCAGTGACAGTATTTGGTGACCTAGATATTTCAACTCTCACAGAACTTCCCGCTGGGCGTCAGGGAATTAGCTCACACGTAGTGCAACTTTCCCAACCGGCGCTGGTGGCCCGAACCTGGCAGCGAATCGCGGAAGAGGTAGCAAAGGGGCGCCAAGCCTTCGTGGTTTGTCCTCGCATTGATGAAGATGACCCGGGTGAAGAATTAATCGAATCCGGAGGCGCAGCCGAGGACGAATTGACTTTTCTGGACGGCACCGATGCGCAAGCGGCGGATTTTGCAAAGAAGCCAAAGCAACTTCTGGCATCGGCACTTGGCATGACCGAATCGCTAAGAAAAGTTCCAAGCCTCAACGGTCTAAGCATTGAGACTCTGCATGGACGAATGACATCAGAAGAGAAGGCTGATGTCATGGCACGTTTTGCAGCAAGGGAAATTGATGTCCTGGTTTCAACAACGGTTATCGAAGTTGGCGTTGATGTGCCAAACGCCACGGTCATGGTGATTCTTGATGCAGATCGGTTTGGCGTGAGCCAATTGCATCAGTTGCGAGGCCGAGTGGGCCGCGGTGGTAACCCGGGACTCTGCCTCTTACTAACCTCAGCTGAAGATGGTTCCCTGGCATTGGAGAGAGTGAATGCGGTCGCCAAGACACTGGATGGTTTTGAACTTAGCGAGATAGACCTTGAGCTTCGTCGTGAGGGTGACGTGTTGGGTCAATCTCAATCTGGAGGGCGCTCAAGCCTCAAGCTTCTGAGAGTCCTTCATGATGCCAAGTTGATTCAAGATGTTCGCGGTCAGGTTGAGGCGATATTGTCGGCTGACCCAACCTTAGAAAAACATCCGAATTTGGCCGAGGCGCTGGCCCGTCAAGATCAAGACCGCCAAGCATACCTAGCCAAGGGGTAA
- the rsmD gene encoding 16S rRNA (guanine(966)-N(2))-methyltransferase RsmD: MTRIIGGIAGSRQLTSPAKVTRPTSDRIRESIFNRLASRDRLDNERVLDLYAGTGALALEAISRGAISAMLVERDGKAAAVCIKNCQLVQKALEKEGFFEAVTKVANKSVQNFLNTDTAEYSLVFIDPPYEVSNDEVIENLEALLPRLSTDAIVMVERSSRSAALAIPTGLELDEEKSYGDTAIYWLTRG, from the coding sequence ATGACAAGAATCATCGGTGGCATTGCCGGTTCAAGACAACTGACCAGCCCAGCCAAAGTAACCAGACCAACCAGCGACCGAATTCGTGAATCAATCTTTAATCGGTTGGCTTCACGCGATCGCCTTGATAACGAGAGGGTCCTAGACCTTTACGCGGGCACTGGGGCACTTGCTCTGGAGGCAATTAGCCGCGGAGCGATTTCCGCGATGTTGGTTGAGCGCGATGGTAAGGCTGCAGCGGTGTGCATAAAAAACTGCCAGCTAGTTCAGAAAGCTTTAGAAAAAGAGGGTTTCTTCGAGGCCGTAACCAAAGTGGCAAACAAGTCTGTGCAAAATTTTCTGAACACCGATACCGCGGAGTATTCGCTAGTTTTTATTGACCCCCCATATGAGGTCTCTAACGATGAGGTCATCGAAAACCTCGAGGCGCTGCTGCCGAGACTAAGTACAGATGCAATCGTGATGGTGGAACGATCAAGTCGTTCGGCTGCCCTGGCCATTCCTACTGGACTAGAACTAGATGAAGAAAAGTCCTATGGTGACACCGCCATATATTGGCTAACGCGTGGCTAA
- a CDS encoding citrate synthase, whose translation MTSSDKVTVTYGDITVELPVISAVDGHDAVDISKLTSLTGLTAYDQGFVNTASTKSAITFIDGEKGILRHRGYPIEQLAGTKSFLETAWLLIYGELPTPAELKKFEEKIQRHTLVHEDLKNLFHAMPQNAHPMAVLAAGVSALSTFYQDSLDPHDPEQVELSTIRLLAKLPTLAAYSHKNSMGQALLYPDNSLNYVENFLRLNFGNMAEDYVQNPVVTKALDTLLVLHADHEQNCSTSTVRLVGSSQANLFASVSSGINALFGPLHGGANEAVLEMLQHIQDSGESVQAFIQRVKNKEDGIRLMGFGHRVYKNLDPRARIVKATADQVLAELGVKDPLLQIAKELEAAALADPYFQERKLYPNVDFYTGVIYKALGFPPRMFTALFAMGRLPGWIAHWREMNVDPATKIGRPQQIYVGEPERSLKGFFG comes from the coding sequence ATGACCTCGAGCGATAAAGTAACAGTCACCTATGGAGACATCACCGTAGAGCTACCCGTAATTTCTGCCGTAGACGGACACGATGCAGTGGATATTTCGAAACTCACATCATTGACTGGGCTTACCGCATACGACCAAGGTTTCGTAAACACCGCTTCAACCAAGTCTGCAATCACCTTTATCGACGGTGAAAAAGGAATTTTGCGCCACCGTGGTTATCCAATTGAACAACTCGCTGGCACAAAATCTTTCCTAGAGACAGCTTGGCTACTTATTTACGGTGAGCTGCCAACTCCAGCCGAGCTAAAGAAATTTGAAGAAAAAATTCAGCGCCACACTCTGGTGCACGAGGATCTCAAGAATCTATTTCACGCAATGCCGCAGAATGCTCACCCAATGGCTGTGTTGGCAGCTGGAGTTTCTGCGCTGTCAACTTTTTATCAGGATTCACTAGATCCGCACGATCCAGAGCAGGTTGAGCTTTCAACCATTCGACTCCTGGCAAAACTACCAACCTTGGCGGCTTATTCACACAAGAACAGCATGGGCCAGGCGTTGCTTTACCCAGACAATTCGCTGAACTACGTAGAGAACTTCTTGCGCTTGAACTTTGGAAACATGGCCGAGGATTACGTGCAGAACCCGGTTGTGACCAAGGCACTTGACACTCTTTTGGTTTTGCACGCCGACCACGAGCAAAACTGCTCAACTTCTACAGTTCGACTAGTTGGATCAAGTCAGGCGAATCTATTTGCATCTGTTTCATCAGGTATCAACGCCCTGTTTGGTCCGCTGCACGGTGGCGCAAATGAAGCTGTCCTCGAGATGCTTCAGCACATCCAAGATTCGGGTGAAAGCGTGCAAGCCTTTATTCAGCGTGTTAAGAACAAGGAAGACGGAATTCGCTTGATGGGATTCGGTCACCGTGTTTACAAAAACCTTGACCCGCGTGCACGAATCGTGAAGGCCACCGCAGATCAGGTTCTAGCTGAACTTGGGGTGAAAGACCCATTGCTTCAGATTGCCAAAGAACTAGAGGCTGCTGCACTTGCAGATCCGTACTTCCAAGAGCGCAAGTTGTATCCAAACGTGGACTTCTACACCGGTGTAATTTACAAGGCACTTGGATTCCCGCCGCGTATGTTCACCGCACTTTTTGCTATGGGTCGTTTACCAGGCTGGATTGCTCACTGGCGCGAAATGAACGTGGATCCGGCTACAAAGATTGGTCGCCCACAGCAGATTTACGTTGGTGAACCAGAGCGTTCGCTCAAAGGTTTCTTTGGTTAA
- the dapC gene encoding succinyldiaminopimelate transaminase, with translation MFDRLPEYPWEQLKPYAAKAALHEGGAVDLSVGSPVDPTPTIIQEALNASSNAPGYPSTGGSPEFKAAVVEWFARRRGVTGLKPDQVMPTIGSKELISWLPLLMGLGPGDVVVQPKVAYTAYVVGAALCGAEIISEDDPAKWPSNAKLIWINSPGNPDGRVMDVAEMKAAVDRARELGALLASDECYAELGWGEWSEKLIPSVLDPRVCGDSHEGVMAVYSLSKQSNMAGYRAAFAVGEASLIKGLVNLRMHSGLNTPGPVQRAMIVALGDEEHVKIEKEIYRERREVLLDAVRAYGFRLAESQAGLYLWATLGESCWSTVDRMAELGIVVVPGTFYGEHSTDYVRFSITATDDKIAEGARRLRDAIGL, from the coding sequence ATGTTCGATCGACTGCCCGAGTACCCGTGGGAGCAACTCAAGCCGTATGCGGCTAAAGCGGCACTGCACGAGGGCGGGGCGGTTGATCTATCAGTTGGCTCACCGGTAGATCCAACGCCAACGATTATTCAAGAAGCTCTTAATGCTTCTTCAAACGCTCCGGGGTACCCATCTACCGGCGGTTCACCCGAATTCAAAGCAGCAGTTGTTGAGTGGTTTGCTCGCCGACGCGGAGTCACTGGCTTGAAACCCGATCAGGTCATGCCGACGATCGGATCAAAAGAACTAATTTCTTGGTTGCCTTTGCTGATGGGGCTGGGGCCGGGTGATGTGGTGGTGCAACCCAAGGTTGCCTACACTGCCTACGTCGTTGGGGCAGCCCTGTGCGGAGCCGAAATCATTTCAGAGGATGACCCTGCTAAGTGGCCTAGCAACGCCAAATTGATTTGGATAAATTCGCCGGGAAACCCGGATGGTCGCGTCATGGACGTTGCCGAAATGAAGGCGGCGGTTGATCGGGCGCGTGAACTTGGTGCCTTGCTCGCCAGTGACGAGTGTTACGCCGAGCTTGGTTGGGGTGAGTGGAGTGAAAAATTAATTCCAAGTGTTTTAGATCCTCGAGTTTGTGGAGATAGCCATGAAGGGGTAATGGCGGTTTACTCGTTGAGTAAGCAGTCAAACATGGCCGGTTACCGCGCCGCTTTTGCTGTGGGTGAGGCTTCTTTGATTAAGGGCCTGGTTAATCTGCGTATGCACTCTGGTTTGAACACCCCCGGCCCAGTGCAGCGAGCCATGATTGTGGCCCTTGGTGACGAGGAGCACGTAAAGATTGAAAAAGAAATTTATCGAGAGCGTCGCGAGGTGCTGCTTGATGCTGTAAGGGCTTACGGATTTCGCCTTGCCGAAAGCCAGGCGGGTTTGTATCTTTGGGCTACCCTCGGCGAAAGCTGTTGGAGCACGGTAGATCGCATGGCAGAGCTTGGCATTGTTGTAGTGCCTGGAACTTTCTATGGCGAGCACAGCACCGACTATGTTCGCTTCTCAATTACAGCCACCGATGACAAAATTGCCGAGGGAGCGCGCAGGTTGCGCGATGCCATAGGCTTATAA
- the fdxA gene encoding ferredoxin yields the protein MTYVIALPCVDVKDKACIEECPVDCIYEGDRMLYIHPDECVDCGACEPVCPVEAIYYEDDLPSQWSEYYKANVEFFSEIGSPGGAAKVGLINSDHPVITALPNQAQ from the coding sequence TTGACTTACGTAATCGCGCTTCCTTGCGTGGATGTAAAAGACAAGGCCTGTATTGAGGAGTGCCCGGTTGACTGCATCTATGAGGGTGACCGCATGCTTTACATTCACCCCGATGAGTGTGTTGACTGTGGAGCTTGTGAGCCAGTTTGTCCTGTAGAGGCCATCTACTACGAAGATGATCTACCTTCTCAGTGGTCTGAGTATTACAAAGCAAACGTCGAATTTTTCAGTGAGATAGGTTCACCTGGTGGTGCGGCCAAGGTTGGGCTAATTAATTCTGACCACCCAGTAATTACTGCGCTTCCTAATCAGGCCCAATAG
- a CDS encoding PIG-L family deacetylase: MAKAKFAPKRLLIVHAHPDDESLFTGHVIADRISAKAEVMVFTLTRGERGKVKLDELKSLEGDLAAMGSFRASELMEALKAFGNVQHAFAGTRAYLDSGMRINPWGKPAKPRDLDELALSAASTTIIADDIVAKIREFKPDAVLTYNRRGGFGHPDHKMAHDATAMAIRKFAKQSRSRAPQFWVIAEPREPFDAEIGNAKTAAVKKAALEAHASQVAVHAETYSVVPGKEIRYDRPERVRKSSPSALVGIRSALTFLWAMPLGVLLGLAGTMMHQVKANTDAQTPIGLIVALVMTVSLAVALRLLRRSRGALYLVTATLAGTIFWLAQRQPGGELFIPGNDAGNIWAYGSIGIFALVIMFPKIQPGAWRRSSRGHR, translated from the coding sequence ATGGCTAAAGCTAAATTCGCTCCAAAGCGTCTGCTGATTGTGCACGCGCACCCAGATGACGAGAGTCTTTTCACCGGACATGTGATTGCTGATCGCATCTCGGCTAAAGCTGAGGTGATGGTTTTCACCCTAACCCGTGGCGAACGTGGCAAGGTAAAGCTAGACGAGCTCAAGTCCCTAGAAGGTGACCTAGCCGCTATGGGTTCATTTAGAGCCTCCGAATTAATGGAGGCGCTAAAAGCCTTTGGAAACGTGCAACACGCTTTCGCGGGAACCCGTGCGTACCTTGATTCTGGAATGCGAATAAACCCATGGGGAAAGCCAGCCAAGCCTCGTGATCTTGATGAACTTGCATTATCTGCCGCTTCCACAACCATCATTGCTGACGACATCGTCGCAAAAATTAGAGAATTCAAACCTGACGCAGTTTTGACTTACAACCGCCGCGGCGGATTTGGTCACCCGGATCACAAAATGGCTCACGATGCAACAGCAATGGCGATTCGAAAATTTGCCAAGCAGAGTCGTTCTCGAGCTCCGCAATTTTGGGTGATCGCCGAACCTAGAGAGCCGTTTGACGCCGAGATTGGAAACGCCAAAACAGCAGCCGTGAAGAAAGCTGCGCTTGAAGCTCACGCTAGTCAGGTTGCTGTGCACGCCGAGACCTACTCGGTCGTGCCGGGCAAGGAAATCAGATACGACCGGCCTGAACGAGTTCGCAAATCTTCACCCAGCGCACTCGTGGGAATTCGCTCTGCTCTAACTTTTCTATGGGCGATGCCGCTGGGTGTCCTGCTGGGACTTGCCGGCACGATGATGCATCAGGTGAAGGCAAACACCGATGCTCAGACCCCTATCGGGTTAATTGTTGCTTTGGTTATGACGGTGTCACTGGCTGTGGCCTTGCGCCTTCTTCGTCGCAGCCGCGGAGCCCTCTACCTAGTTACCGCCACGCTGGCCGGAACAATTTTTTGGCTGGCTCAGCGCCAACCGGGCGGGGAGTTGTTCATTCCTGGCAACGATGCCGGCAATATCTGGGCTTATGGTTCGATCGGAATTTTTGCGCTGGTAATCATGTTTCCAAAGATTCAACCTGGGGCGTGGCGCCGAAGTTCACGCGGCCATCGTTAA
- the typA gene encoding translational GTPase TypA has protein sequence MAQATRDDLRNVAIVAHVDHGKTTLVDAMLRQTGSFSDHAAVGERVMDSGDLEREKGITILAKNTAIAYKGDHSGGKEITINVIDTPGHADFGGEVERGLSMVDGVVLLVDASEGPLPQTRFVLRKALEAKLPVILLVNKTDRTDARIDEVVEETHDLLLGLASDLHDTVPDLDIDGILELPIIYASGRAGIASLTKPADGTLPEGENLEPLFGAIMKFIPAPKYDDEAPLQAHVTNLDASPFLGRLALLRIFNGTLKKGQQVAWVRQDGTTQNVKITELLKTKALERFPTEEANPGDIVAVAGIEDITIGETLADPNDVRPLPMITVDDPAISMTIGINTSPMAGRVKGAKVTARLVKDRLDKELIGNVSIKVLPTERPDAWEVQGRGELALAILVEQMRREGYELTVGKPQVVTKRIDGKLHEPYEDLTIDVPEEFLGAMTQLLAARKGQMKNMVANSTGWTRMEFRVPSRGLIGFRTEFLTQTKGTGIANAISAGYDVWAGEITTRNNGSLIADRAGVVTPFAMIGLQERGTFFVQPTSEVYAGMVVGENSRADDMEVNITKEKKLTNMRAASSDEFQSLTPPRTLSLEECLEFAREDECVEVTPEATRIRKVELDSNVRARLYSQRKHASDKN, from the coding sequence ATGGCTCAGGCCACCAGAGATGACTTGCGCAACGTCGCAATTGTTGCCCACGTAGACCACGGTAAGACCACACTGGTTGACGCCATGCTTCGCCAGACCGGTTCGTTCAGCGACCACGCCGCAGTAGGCGAGCGCGTTATGGACTCAGGCGACCTTGAGCGCGAAAAGGGAATCACCATTCTCGCTAAGAACACCGCTATTGCTTACAAGGGTGACCACTCTGGCGGCAAGGAAATCACAATCAACGTTATTGACACCCCAGGTCACGCGGACTTTGGTGGCGAGGTTGAGCGCGGTCTCTCGATGGTTGACGGCGTTGTACTTCTTGTTGATGCATCTGAAGGTCCATTGCCGCAGACTCGCTTCGTTCTTCGTAAGGCACTTGAGGCAAAACTGCCGGTTATCCTGCTGGTCAACAAAACAGACCGCACCGATGCACGCATTGACGAAGTAGTTGAAGAAACACACGACCTATTGCTAGGTCTTGCGTCTGACCTTCACGACACCGTGCCAGATCTAGACATCGATGGCATTCTGGAACTTCCGATTATTTACGCGTCTGGTCGCGCCGGAATTGCGTCACTAACCAAACCTGCCGACGGCACTCTTCCTGAAGGTGAAAACCTTGAGCCGCTATTTGGCGCAATCATGAAGTTCATTCCAGCTCCGAAGTACGACGATGAGGCACCGCTTCAGGCACACGTTACCAACCTTGACGCTTCTCCATTCTTGGGTCGTCTTGCCTTGTTACGCATCTTCAACGGGACCTTGAAAAAGGGTCAGCAGGTTGCTTGGGTTCGCCAGGATGGCACAACTCAGAACGTAAAGATCACCGAGCTTCTAAAGACCAAGGCACTTGAGCGCTTCCCAACTGAGGAAGCAAACCCAGGTGACATTGTTGCGGTTGCGGGAATCGAAGATATCACCATCGGTGAAACTCTTGCTGATCCAAATGACGTTCGCCCGTTGCCAATGATTACAGTTGACGACCCTGCTATCTCGATGACCATCGGTATCAACACTTCACCGATGGCTGGTCGCGTAAAGGGTGCAAAGGTAACTGCGCGTTTGGTTAAGGACCGTCTCGACAAAGAGCTAATCGGTAACGTGTCAATCAAGGTACTTCCTACCGAGCGTCCTGACGCATGGGAAGTTCAGGGTCGTGGTGAGCTTGCTCTAGCGATTCTGGTGGAGCAGATGCGTCGCGAGGGCTACGAACTAACCGTTGGAAAGCCACAGGTGGTTACCAAGCGCATCGATGGCAAACTGCACGAGCCTTACGAAGACCTAACCATTGACGTTCCAGAAGAATTCTTGGGCGCAATGACGCAGCTACTTGCAGCGCGCAAGGGACAGATGAAGAACATGGTTGCCAACTCAACCGGTTGGACTCGCATGGAGTTCCGTGTTCCTAGCCGAGGCCTAATCGGTTTCCGAACCGAATTCCTAACCCAGACCAAGGGAACCGGTATCGCTAACGCAATTTCAGCCGGCTACGACGTTTGGGCAGGAGAGATCACCACGCGCAATAACGGCTCGCTAATTGCTGACCGAGCAGGTGTTGTTACACCGTTTGCGATGATCGGCCTGCAAGAGCGTGGCACATTCTTTGTGCAGCCAACCAGCGAGGTTTACGCAGGAATGGTTGTCGGTGAAAACTCACGTGCCGATGATATGGAAGTCAACATTACAAAAGAAAAGAAGCTCACCAACATGCGTGCAGCTTCGTCTGACGAATTCCAGTCGCTAACCCCACCGCGCACACTATCTCTTGAAGAGTGTCTTGAATTTGCTCGCGAAGATGAATGTGTTGAAGTTACCCCTGAGGCGACTCGCATTCGCAAGGTTGAGCTAGATTCAAACGTTCGTGCCCGCCTGTATTCACAGCGCAAGCACGCTAGCGACAAGAACTAA
- a CDS encoding thiol-disulfide oxidoreductase DCC family protein — translation MNTDALLIYDGDCAFCKQSLKWALDKLPAFCRYVAFQKVDFNALGLNLADVQQQVWLIDGDRKLGGHLAVSWLFRNQPALGWRVLGWLIKAFSPISARVYRWVAKNRHRLPGGTAECTIDDKP, via the coding sequence GTGAACACCGATGCCTTGCTTATCTATGACGGAGATTGCGCTTTTTGCAAGCAAAGCCTGAAGTGGGCTCTCGATAAACTACCTGCTTTCTGCCGCTACGTGGCTTTTCAGAAAGTGGATTTCAACGCTTTGGGGCTAAACCTTGCCGATGTGCAGCAACAGGTGTGGCTTATCGACGGCGATCGCAAGCTCGGCGGACATTTGGCGGTCAGCTGGCTTTTTAGGAATCAGCCCGCTTTGGGTTGGAGGGTCCTTGGTTGGCTAATCAAGGCATTTTCACCTATTTCAGCCCGTGTATATAGATGGGTAGCTAAAAATAGACATCGCCTACCGGGCGGAACAGCGGAATGCACGATTGATGACAAACCGTAA
- a CDS encoding CPBP family intramembrane glutamic endopeptidase, translating to MTNRKQITFEIIIVFALSLGASAVYSIVSLIAKLTAEAGLAGQTTLINGAMAQREWLDFTYQILSIAFGLAPVALALYLLWQSVGRPFEAIGLQLANPGFWIWRGFALAAVIGIPGLALYVGSRLLGISSKIVPADLNEYWWTIPILLLAAVKASLLEEVLVIGYLFDRLQRLGIKSNGQILISAALRGSYHLYQGFGGFIGNFVMGLVFGWAYKKWGRVMPLVLAHFILDAVSFVGYSLIGNSLPLP from the coding sequence ATGACAAACCGTAAGCAAATAACTTTTGAGATCATCATCGTCTTTGCCCTGAGTCTTGGGGCATCGGCGGTTTACTCAATTGTCTCGCTAATCGCGAAACTCACTGCCGAAGCGGGCCTTGCAGGGCAGACCACCTTAATTAATGGGGCGATGGCGCAGCGTGAATGGCTGGATTTCACCTATCAGATTCTTTCAATCGCTTTTGGCCTAGCTCCGGTGGCTCTAGCTCTCTACTTGCTATGGCAAAGCGTGGGCAGACCATTTGAAGCAATCGGTTTGCAGTTGGCGAACCCAGGCTTTTGGATCTGGCGGGGCTTTGCTCTGGCGGCGGTGATTGGAATTCCAGGTCTAGCTCTGTACGTGGGGTCTCGCCTGCTGGGAATTTCTTCAAAAATAGTTCCTGCCGACCTAAACGAATATTGGTGGACTATTCCAATTCTTTTGTTGGCAGCGGTAAAGGCATCCTTACTTGAAGAAGTTTTGGTTATCGGGTACCTGTTTGACCGACTACAAAGACTTGGGATTAAGTCAAACGGGCAAATTCTGATTAGCGCTGCGCTCAGAGGCAGCTACCACTTGTATCAGGGTTTTGGCGGTTTCATCGGAAACTTTGTGATGGGTCTAGTTTTTGGCTGGGCCTACAAAAAATGGGGGCGAGTAATGCCCTTGGTATTGGCGCACTTTATTTTGGATGCAGTTTCTTTCGTTGGCTACTCACTTATCGGCAACTCGCTACCTCTTCCTTGA
- a CDS encoding terpene cyclase/mutase family protein, with protein sequence MFGPKSPRKTLGKLAILTSLALSISTAAITPATAAENYSSTVSFLAKSFVNGRALEGFTAGTMEYGFTLDAMMQLKAGGRSLVQQLPAVNYMLGTRSQPLGTASNGYLFNKDAALSLNVGRAGKFLFTSEVIDVPNNSIRYEVFKRLAARINSKTGEITGVTSGAIDYAWVALGLNSYQEHTLANKVVQKMLTLQNTDGGFGEVDPLVSTPDSTGLALQAINLRQDFGTTAQDKKRADAEKKAVAYLISTSVDKNHWNAYGEASVNSTAYAAMGLKAAGKKISAYSLWLKNQLAPKGGFMTSWSAGAGDKFATAQAIAPLLGKSYLDLLP encoded by the coding sequence ATGTTTGGACCAAAATCTCCAAGAAAAACGTTGGGCAAACTGGCGATTCTAACTTCGCTGGCGCTGTCGATCAGCACAGCAGCAATAACTCCAGCGACAGCAGCCGAAAATTATTCGAGCACAGTTTCGTTTCTAGCCAAGTCATTTGTAAACGGCAGAGCTCTAGAAGGATTCACCGCCGGAACCATGGAATACGGATTCACCTTGGATGCCATGATGCAACTAAAAGCCGGAGGCAGATCTCTAGTGCAACAACTACCGGCGGTCAATTACATGCTCGGCACAAGATCGCAGCCATTGGGCACCGCATCGAACGGATACCTATTCAACAAAGATGCGGCGCTTTCGCTGAATGTGGGTAGAGCTGGAAAATTCTTGTTCACCAGCGAAGTTATTGATGTACCCAACAACTCAATTCGTTATGAGGTCTTCAAACGACTTGCCGCTCGAATCAACAGCAAGACCGGCGAAATAACTGGAGTGACCTCAGGGGCTATCGATTACGCCTGGGTCGCGCTGGGGCTGAACAGCTACCAAGAGCACACTCTGGCGAATAAAGTCGTCCAGAAAATGTTGACCCTGCAAAACACCGATGGTGGCTTTGGTGAAGTGGATCCCCTGGTATCAACTCCAGATTCAACCGGTTTGGCTCTTCAGGCAATCAACCTTCGACAAGATTTTGGGACAACTGCGCAAGATAAGAAGCGAGCCGATGCAGAAAAGAAGGCAGTTGCCTATCTGATCTCAACAAGCGTGGATAAAAACCACTGGAATGCCTATGGTGAAGCGTCGGTGAATTCCACCGCTTATGCGGCTATGGGTCTCAAAGCCGCCGGAAAAAAGATTTCTGCATATTCACTTTGGCTAAAGAATCAGTTAGCACCAAAGGGCGGATTCATGACCTCATGGTCTGCGGGTGCCGGTGACAAATTCGCCACCGCTCAGGCAATTGCTCCGTTACTTGGCAAGAGTTATCTAGACCTACTCCCCTGA